The DNA sequence GCTTTATGGGTTTTCGTTCTACAGTTCGTACTAATTGGCACGATGATAATACTGCTGTTATTTCGAGCATTTCAAAAAATGACATGTCTTTAAGGGGGGCAAATGTAGAAAATTATACGGTATTAGGTCTTAATACTCCATTAATTCCAAAACCTAATGAAATAACAACTCCTAGTACAATAATCAAAGAAGGAACTTATACTGTAACAGGTACGGAAAATCTGGTTGCTACACAGAGTATTACATTAAAATCCAACATGTGGGTAAAATCAGGAAGCACATTTTCTGCAACAATAAATGAAGATGCTAATTTTGGTACTTCGTTGGGGACTCCAAGTGATTTTATAACAAAATCATTATTGACATACGAAAGTGAATTATTACCGAATAAAGTTTTTAAAATTAAAAATACGAAATTAAAACAATTTAATAATTTAGAGGGTACTGGTAGTGAGAGCATAACAGAATATGACACTAATAATAATCCAATAAAATCAACTACAAATTTAAAAGAAGGCTCTAGGACTGTACAAACAAGTCTTTCAAATATTTCTTATCACCCTTCTTCTCAATCTCCTTATATAGTTGGTAGACCAGCTGGCAAAGTACAAACTGTAAAAACTTCAACAGATGTTATGTCATCAGAGGAGCTCTATACTTATTCTAATAGTTTGTTAACTCAGGTTAAGAAAAAAGGAACAAATACAGATTATATTACAGAGGATAATGTTTATGATGTATTTGGAAATATTACTAAAAAAAATATTACCGTACCAGGACTTTCAACTAGAATCACAAATTATGTTTATGATACTTCTGGTCGTTTTTTGATAAAAAGTACTGATATAGAAGGGATTTCTGTAGATTTTGTATATAATTTGAGTAATGGACTATTAATGTCAGAAACAGATCCTTATGGATTAACCACCGTATATTTGTATGATTCTTTTTTCAAGAAAACAAAAACAACTGATTATTTAGGTAAAAGTAAAACTTATAATTATACACGTAGTAGTGAGAAAACAATTATTACCGGCTCGGGAGAAGATGGATCTTCGACAGAAGAAATATTCGATGACTTGGGAAGAAAAATAAAAATAGGGTCTAAAAACATTATGGGTACATATTCAAATGTTTTTTACTATTATGATATTTATGATCGAAATTATAAAGTAAGCCAACCTACTTTTGGGCTTTCTCCAATCCAATTTAATGAAACTAAATTTGATGTATATGGGAGAACTATTCAGAATATTGATTATACAGGAAAGATTACTAATACTAGTTATTCAAGTCTTACTACTACAATAAATGATGGTACAAAAAACAAGATTATAACTAAAAATGCTATCGGTAATGTTGTATCTATAACTGATGCACCTGGTGGAACTGTTAATTATACTTATTTTGCCAACGGAAACCTAAAAGAATCCGATTATGCAGGCGCAAAAACGGTTATTACACAAGATGGTTGGGGCAGGAAGACAAGATTGGTAGATTCATCGGCAGGTACTTATATTTATGAGTACAATGCTTTTGGAGAAACTTTAAAAGAGTCGACACCTAATGGAATAACTAATTATAAATTTAACAATGTTGGAAAATTAGAAGAAAAAACAATATCAGGAACTAATACCAATTCAAAATCTACTTATACATATGATTCTTCAACTAAGCTTATAGTAAGTAGCAAGTTTGAAGATTTAACAAACGGAGCTAATACGATCACTACTGTTTATACCTATGACAATTCAAAAAGAATTAATAAAACTACAGAGACGACACCGTATGCTGTATTTACCAAAGAGCTAACTTATGACGGATTTGGCAGAGTAGATACCGAAAGTTCAGTGGCGGCAGCTGGAGGAAAAAGTAGTGGAAAAATAGTGAGAAATACCTACAAAAATGGTTCACATTGGCAAATACTCGATAATGAGACCAATGCTGTATTATGGCAAACCAATTCTGTAAATGATAGAGGACAATTATTGACTGCTCAAAACGGGCCAATAACGATAACAAATACTTATGATACATATGGTTTTGTATCACAATCTAAATATGATAAAACCAATGGTTTAACAAACATCCTGACTTTAAATACTATTTTTGATGTTAAGAAGTCAAATTTAACAAGTCGTTCGAATAGTTTATTTGGTTGGAATGAAAGTTTTGAATACGATGCTCTGGATCGTCTAACCAAGTTTAAGAATGTTCAAGGCGTACAAGAAACACAAGTTTATGACGATAGGGGTAGGATAACACAGAACAATTTAGGAACGTATAAGTATACAAAAACAGACAATCCATATCAAAATACAGAAATTAATCCTACAAATGAGGCATTGGACTATTATACGTTAAAACAAAAGCAATTTATTAGTTATAATAGTTTTAAAAGCCCTGTACAAATAGAAGAAACAGGAATTGATAAAATAAGTTTTGTTTATAATGACGGGAACGATCGTACGGCAATGTTTTATGGAAGTGTTCAAGATGATAAGCTTTTAAGACCCAAACGTAAATATTATTCTGCCGATGGCAGTATGGAGATTAAACATAATATTGTTACAGGAGTTTTTGAGTTTACAACCTATATAGGAGGAGATGGTTATTCTGCTCCAATAGTGATGAAAAGTAACGGAGAAACCCAAAAGTATTTATATTTACAACGTGATTATCAGGGCTCTATATTGGCGATAACAGATCAATCAGGAGCAATTATAGAAAAGAGATTATTTGATGCTTGGGGTGCTATTATAAAAGTACAAGACGGAGCAGGCAATATATTGACGGAATTAACGGTTCTAGATAGAGGTTATACAGGACACGAACATTTACAAACTGTAGGCATTATAAATATGAACGGTCGTTTATACGACCCTAAATTGCATCGTTTTTTACAGCCGGATAATAATATTCAAGACCCTTCAAATACTCAGAACTATAATCGCTATGGATATTGCTGGAATAATCCTTTAAAATATACTGATCCAAGTGGAGAGATTGTATGGGCACCTATCATTGCAGGTGCTATCATTGGTGCTATTATTGGTGCAGTTGGTTATGGTGTACAGGCAATACAAACAGGAAATTGGAGTTGGGGACAATTTAGTATTTCTGTTTTAAGTGGAGCTGCTATTGGAGCAATAACTGGAGGTGTGGATCCTTCAAGTAGTGTTTTAAGTGCAGCTTCTGTAGGGCAAGCTGTCGCAACTGGTTTCGTGTCTGCCATCTTACCTTCTTATGGAGTACAGGTTGGAGATTGGAGTTTTAATATTTCTCCTGCTATTGC is a window from the Flavobacterium cupriresistens genome containing:
- a CDS encoding polymorphic toxin type 23 domain-containing protein, encoding MKKFHFVLILLFISLIISAQTSPTGSSTEVGITEGQLSVSLSGGANYTVPIAVPPGINGVLPQVSLVYNSQGGNGIAGYGWNISGVSAITRTSSTKYHDGTIDPVDFDILDRFAFDGQRLIVKSGTAGVYGADGTVYETENFSNVKITSYGSHPSGVNYGPAYFIVEYPDGSKSYYGNSTDCRSATDWSISYWENPQGVRISYTYVLSNNILNISSIKYGARTTSAPINEIQFVYETRQRPEQAYIGGLSLVRDTILKELKVIGNAVGFRNYILDYDKTSLDYQRLVSITEKSGDGSKSYNPTVFEYQSSANSSLPLGAKEPANIDFSGINFVNTGYISGDFDTDGKIDIILYSPTGTDAKKKYWLYNNIIAGSANISSMHDVGKFEEIFPSTFLSSNNKVLPQGWVISKKTDTSYTFTTYGIGSTSHISEQYNRVVNFPTVVMSDDCDLNCNVLGKRYGIFSKRILSGDFNGDGLTDVIAIDTKLDYFNNCIYDPTMGVCGTSTTPQEMRSKKVYFIDLKRDNTVDFLHDSGELISDVSGSKVEVIDFDGDGKSDFIVFDSGFVKVYTLDRTNKLILMYQNTTSDSGIMLDRPVLMGDYNGDGKTDFVIPNAVNQDSWNFYLSNGVSFNKVNGAIGLEYKTSEFGFYGVKGWSLNDTYSLNERSYIANDYNGDGKTDILYQQNLTVEREGEKYDNRGTPQLTKLVLLENKLVTGNVINFSMINTPTQVAGIRRYPIAVFTNHNEVNQNLEYSLISDNKIVTFNGPKDNRKDVLVNSITTGNGVKEKITYNALKQDEYEPFYTPTLFVETFPNIDVTIAPSLKMVTKLEKSSKNVYKKQLFLYSGAVSNLEGLGFMGFRSTVRTNWHDDNTAVISSISKNDMSLRGANVENYTVLGLNTPLIPKPNEITTPSTIIKEGTYTVTGTENLVATQSITLKSNMWVKSGSTFSATINEDANFGTSLGTPSDFITKSLLTYESELLPNKVFKIKNTKLKQFNNLEGTGSESITEYDTNNNPIKSTTNLKEGSRTVQTSLSNISYHPSSQSPYIVGRPAGKVQTVKTSTDVMSSEELYTYSNSLLTQVKKKGTNTDYITEDNVYDVFGNITKKNITVPGLSTRITNYVYDTSGRFLIKSTDIEGISVDFVYNLSNGLLMSETDPYGLTTVYLYDSFFKKTKTTDYLGKSKTYNYTRSSEKTIITGSGEDGSSTEEIFDDLGRKIKIGSKNIMGTYSNVFYYYDIYDRNYKVSQPTFGLSPIQFNETKFDVYGRTIQNIDYTGKITNTSYSSLTTTINDGTKNKIITKNAIGNVVSITDAPGGTVNYTYFANGNLKESDYAGAKTVITQDGWGRKTRLVDSSAGTYIYEYNAFGETLKESTPNGITNYKFNNVGKLEEKTISGTNTNSKSTYTYDSSTKLIVSSKFEDLTNGANTITTVYTYDNSKRINKTTETTPYAVFTKELTYDGFGRVDTESSVAAAGGKSSGKIVRNTYKNGSHWQILDNETNAVLWQTNSVNDRGQLLTAQNGPITITNTYDTYGFVSQSKYDKTNGLTNILTLNTIFDVKKSNLTSRSNSLFGWNESFEYDALDRLTKFKNVQGVQETQVYDDRGRITQNNLGTYKYTKTDNPYQNTEINPTNEALDYYTLKQKQFISYNSFKSPVQIEETGIDKISFVYNDGNDRTAMFYGSVQDDKLLRPKRKYYSADGSMEIKHNIVTGVFEFTTYIGGDGYSAPIVMKSNGETQKYLYLQRDYQGSILAITDQSGAIIEKRLFDAWGAIIKVQDGAGNILTELTVLDRGYTGHEHLQTVGIINMNGRLYDPKLHRFLQPDNNIQDPSNTQNYNRYGYCWNNPLKYTDPSGEIVWAPIIAGAIIGAIIGAVGYGVQAIQTGNWSWGQFSISVLSGAAIGAITGGVDPSSSVLSAASVGQAVATGFVSAILPSYGVQVGDWSFNISPAIAFGNTSGIGASLSVGYSSGDFSFSAGVGIMSNSNYSGFGKNGLEIRKSILAAYDDGKTGVSLGTNFWSGDFKQQTGTLGLHFGDFRAQYENDGKPFSGISADGNDQYRTAALSLSVGEFGTGFNLFTGTRTKEDYYYEDNNMSGGKLGNFSIGRFGEYYKNGFVHERGTPYRMGAAYFSYKSYRVGVNSEWIRHAIQNVAIHGTFIANQRMFEMQNGDWNGYFQYKTSNIFTTW